In Amblyraja radiata isolate CabotCenter1 chromosome 10, sAmbRad1.1.pri, whole genome shotgun sequence, one DNA window encodes the following:
- the LOC116977866 gene encoding Krueppel-like factor 4 has protein sequence MALAETMLPSIATFASHETLVQKQAEMINRWKVDEPVSKCIYQIRPATLAAIHSLETPNIKKEEDDLGNFVDLEFILSNTMSSEARSAGGHHSAYPLPETPESCGTVYESDGAFSTSNNFSNGNFAGSPNQSLVAELLTPDLPTNFSSACEIAQDFGIKVAMERREYTELRSPGMGNVVQRSVPINIQHLGHKMKREPQTNQSCMHAGNPSGLMIDQKPNLIPLHHHHHQQQQQQQHPLHRQTFGIHRLPHAGQLMPKDYQAIPDMHRRPNLSVPQQYQRATVYPPHYGQQFHGQFNVYRDPRKVHAAGMHGMMLTPPSSPLLDFFPPVTAPEDSKPKRGRRSWARKRTATHNCEFPGCGKTYTKSSHLKAHMRTHTGEKPYHCNWEGCGWKFARSDELTRHYRKHTGHRPFQCHLCERAFSRSDHLALHMKRHM, from the exons ATGGCACTGGCAGAAACCAtgcttccttccattgctactttTGCCAGTCATGAAACATTGGTGCAAAAACAAGCCGAGATGATCAAC AGGTGGAAAGTTGACGAGCCTGTCTCCAAGTGTATCTATCAGATAAGACCCGCCACCCTCGCCGCCATCCACTCCCTTGAAACCCCTAATATCAAAAAGGAAGAGGACGACTTGGGGAATTTCGTAGATTTGGAGTTTATTTTATCCAACACGATGAGCTCCGAGGCGAGGAGCGCGGGAGGGCATCATTCAGCCTACCCCCTGCCAGAAACTCCCGAAAGCTGCGGCACAGTGTACGAGAGCGACGGCGCCTTCTCCACCTCCAATAACTTTAGCAATGGCAACTTCGCAGGGAGCCCGAACCAAAGCCTGGTGGCTGAACTGCTCACACCGGATTTGCCGACCAACTTTTCAAGCGCCTGCGAGATTGCTCAGGACTTTGGGATCAAGGTTGCGATGGAAAGACGAGAATACACCGAGCTGCGATCTCCCGGCATGGGCAACGTCGTGCAGAGGTCCGTCCCCATAAATATTCAGCACCTGGGCCATAAAATGAAGCGGGAGCCACAGACCAATCAGTCGTGCATGCATGCGGGAAACCCTTCAGGACTAATGATTGACCAAAAGCCGAACTTGATTCCAttgcaccatcaccatcaccaacaacagcagcagcagcagcatccacTTCACCGGCAAACCTTTGGGATTCACAGACTCCCGCACGCGGGCCAGTTGATGCCCAAGGATTACCAGGCAATCCCAGACATGCACCGTCGCCCCAACCTGTCTGTGCCACAACAGTATCAGAGAGCCACCGTCTACCCGCCCCATTACGGTCAGCAGTTTCACGGGCAGTTCAACGTCTACCGAGATCCCCGCAAGGTCCACGCTGCCGGCATGCACGGCATGATGCTGACCCCGCCATCCTCACCCCTGCTGGACTTCTTCCCCCCGGTGACCGCCCCCGAGGACAGTAAACCCAAGCGAGGACGCAGATCCTGGGCGAGGAAGCGCACAGCCACTCACAATTGCGAGTTCCCCGGCTGCGGCAAGACCTACACCAAGAGTTCCCACCTCAAGGCGCACATGAGGACTCACACAG GTGAGAAGCCCTATCATTGCAACTGGGAAGGATGCGGTTGGAAGTTCGCGCGATCCGATGAGCTAACCCGCCACTACCGCAAACACACCGGTCATCGCCCCTTCCAGTGCCATCTCTGTGAGAGGGCATTCTCCAGATCCGACCATCTCGCCCTACACATGAAGAGGCACATGTAA